A genomic window from Hyla sarda isolate aHylSar1 chromosome 8, aHylSar1.hap1, whole genome shotgun sequence includes:
- the LOC130284294 gene encoding hemoglobin subunit alpha-3-like, whose protein sequence is MQPLKSYNNSHTTWTFLEFPSQPKTQLHITMTLTSSEGTLIQALWAKIAPQANTLGAEALERLFLSFPQTKTYFPHFDLSHGSADLLNQGGKILNALGNAAGHLGDLNNNLSTLSDLHAYNLRVDPGNFELLSHTIQVVLAVHFPDDFTAEAQSAWDKFLSEVSTVLTSKYR, encoded by the exons ATGCAGCCTTTAAAAAGCTACAACAATAGCCATACTACATGGACTTTTCTTGAGTTTCCAAGTCAACCCAAGACTCAACTTCACATCACAATGACTCTGACTTCAAGTGAAGGCACTCTCATCCAGGCCCTTTGGGCCAAGATTGCTCCTCAAGCCAACACTCTGGGTGCTGAGGCTTTGGAAAG ACTGTTTCTGAGCTTCCCTCAGACCAAGACCTACTTTCCCCACTTTGACTTGTCTCATGGATCTGCTGACCTCCTCAACCAAGGGGGAAAGATCTTAAATGCTCTTGGAAATGCTGCCGGTCATCTGGGTGACCTTAATAACAACCTGTCCACCCTTAGCGACCTCCACGCCTACAACTTGAGAGTGGACCCTGGAAACTTTGAG CTGCTGTCTCACACCATACAGGTTGTCCTGGCCGTTCACTTTCCTGATGATTTCACCGCCGAAGCACAGTCTGCTTGGGACAAATTCCTTTCTGAAGTCTCTACTGTTCTGACCTCCAAGTACAGATAA